In the Endozoicomonas sp. SCSIO W0465 genome, GATGACCAATAAATACCTCTATGCCCAGCCCCTCAAGACGTTCAGTAACAGATGATGCACGGATATCTGAACCAGAGATTTCATAACCCTGATTCAGAAGCACCTCGGCAATACCGCACATGCCAGAACCACCAATACCCACAAAATGGATTTTGCGGATACGTCTCATCTCCGGTACCGCCACAACGGGAATTCGACTCTTTACATCAGGCATAAGAGACCTCCTTACCAGCTGCCTCAAGACAGAGCCTGACCACGTCATCAGTCGCCTGTGGCAAACTGGCGGTTCTTGCTGATGAAGCCATTTGTTCAAGCTGTTCAGGATTATCTGCCAGCTCCAGAATCATTGTTGTCAAACCGTCCACGTCCAAATCGTTTTGCTGAACCATCAGGGCTGCACCTCTATCGACAAGGTAGCGCCCATTAACTGTCTGATGATCATCCACCGCATAGGGGAAAGGCACCAGAATTCCCGGTTTTCCGGCCGCTGCCAGTTCTGCGATGGTTAGTGCGCCGGAACGGCAGAGTACCAGATCCGCCCACTCATAAGCCTGAGCCATATCATCAATAAACGGCTCTACCCGGCCGGAAACGCCGAGTTGCCGGTAATCTTCCCGGCACTGCTCAAAGGTTCCCTTACCGGTCTGGTGCCAGACCTCAATCTGATCACCACAGTTTTGCAGGACCTGAGGGATCATCTGGTTGATCGCCAGAGCTCCCCGGCTCCCCCCCACAACCAGCAGCCGTAAGGGATTGTGAGGTAAATTAGCAGGAACGGCTACAATCTCCGGGCGCACCGGATTCCCGGTCAGCACAACTTTCCTGTTAATTTCCCTGTTAATTTTCCTGTTAATACCTGAAGAAAGACCTGCAAAGGTTCCCGGAAACGCTTCAAGCACACGGGTAGCAATCCTGGCCAGCAGTTTATTGGTAAAACCGGCAACAGCATTTTGTTCATGAATCACCAACGGAATTCCCAGCAACCTGGCAGCCACACCACCCGGTCCTGTTACATAGCCACCCATGCCAACAACACAAACCGGTCGATATTCTCTCAGAACCCGAACCGCTTTGAATAATGAAACGGCCAGACGCCAGGGGGCTTGCAACAGAAAACTCAACCCTTTTCCCCGCAAGCCAGTGACTGGAATAAAGCTGATATCAATACCATGTCCGGGTACCAGTTCCGCTTCCATACTGCCGGGTGTTCCTAACCAGTGAACACGATAACCCTGCTTAATCAGCCCTCTGGCTGTGGCAAGTCCAGGAAAGATATGCCCACCGGTACCGCCTGCCATAATGATCACCAGAGGTTCCTGCTCAGCCATAGTTATTACCTCCAGCGGCTTCACACGCCTTTCGCTCTTTAGCCTTTCGCCCGGCAACAGGCTTAGCCTCTATGGCTTTAGTCAGTCGACGTTCAAAATCAATTCGCAACAAAATACCAAATGCCAGACAGTTAACGATTAAACTGCTGCCGCCATAGCTGATCATGGGTAAGGCCAGCCCTTTAGTAGGCAGCAAACCGGTATTCACACCAATATTAATCAGGGCCTGACTGGCAAAAAGCAACGCAATACCATAAGCAACAAAACCATGGAATAGCATACCTTTGGATTCTGCTCTTGAGCCCAGCTGCAGTGATCGCCATGCAACAAACAGGAACAGCCCAAGCAGCAGCAACGATCCAATGACGCCAAATTCTTCTGCCAATACGGCAAAGACAAAATCCGTGTGCGCCTCTGGCAGGTAAAACAGCTTCTGGATACTATTGCCCAGCCCTTCACCAAACCAGGCACCGCGACCAAAAGCGATCAATGCCTGAGTTAACTGATAACCACTGCCAAAAGCATGGGCCCATGGGTCCATATAAGAGGTGATACGAGCCATACGATAAGGCTCCATCCAGATCATCAGGCCAATCAGGATAACCACTGTAGCAATCATCACCAGAAACTGGTGGAAACGGGCACCCGCCATGAAGATCATCCCCATCACCGCCACAGTCAGCACCACCAGCGCACCCAGATCGGGCTCCGCCAACAGGAGCAAAGCCAGCCCGACCATCAATAACATGGGCTTGATAAAACCACTCCAGCGCGTACGTACTTCATCAAGATGCCTCACCAGGTATCCCGCCAGATAAATCACCACACAGAGCTTGGCGACCTCTGAGGCTTGCAGGTTAAAGAAGCCAAGAGGAATCCAGCGGACACTGCCATTAATTTCCCGCCCCACAATCAGAACCAGTACCAGCAGAAAAAAGGCAACCAGCAAACCCACCCAGCTCATCTGCTCAATCCGGCTGACAGGCACAAGCATCATGGTGCCCATGGCAATCAGCCCCACCACCATAAACAGCAACTGCTTAAAGACAACTCTCAGTGGATCCCCAAAGGTAGCACTGGAAACATCCATGGAGGCTGAACCCACCATCACCAGACCGATGGCCAGCAGAGCAAGCACAGCTGCGAACAGAACCATGTCGACATTCGCGGACATTGGCGCATCCTGTTCCAAAGACTCTTTCTCTGTGAGAAAGCTGTGTCGAACCCGTTTCAGCATAAAATCAAACCATTGACCAGCTCTGCAAATCGATCACCGCGATGCTCAAAGCTGTTGAACATATCAAAACTGGCACAGGCTGGTGCCAGCAGCACCGCATCGCCTTGTTTGGCCAACGCCGCTGAAAGACTGACGGCATCCTCCAGACTGGCAGCCTTGCAAATGTCTACTCCCTCTTTCATTGCCTGCTCAATGGCAGGCCCATCACGTCCAATCAAAATCAGGTGGCGGACGTAACGCTCGACCGCCGGCTTCAAGCCCGAGAAATCGGCACCTTTACCATCACCGCCGGCAATCAGAATGACCTTGCCTTCAAGCCCTTCACCCAGACCTTCAATAGCGGCAACGGAGGCTCCGACATTGGTCGCTTTGGAGTCATTAAACCAGGCAACGCCATTCTGCTCACCCAGCCATTGGCAACGGTGTTTCAACCCGGGAAATGCCATCAGCGCTTCGAACATGGCACTGGCATCAAGGCCTATCGCCTCACCCAGGGCCAAAGCTGCGAGGGCATTCAAGTAATTGTGACGTCCCTTGAGTTTCATCTGCCGGGTATTTATCAGCTTTTCCAGCCCTTTGCTCAGCCAGACGCCATCATCGTCAGAAAGGAGCCCCATCTGTCCAAGATCCGGAGACCCGCCGGTAAATGTCACAGCTCCGGCCGTGACCGGCAGCAGGGGTGAAGTAAGAGGATCATCCCGGTTAAATACGGCGGTTCCACACCCTTTGTAAATACGCTGCTTGGCCTGATGGTATTCAACCAGCGTCGGGTAACGATCCATATGGTCCGGACTCAGATTCAGAACCGTCGCTGCCGTTGCCCTGAGGCTATGTGTTGTTTCCAACTGGAAGCTGGAAAGCTCCAGAACGTAAACATCAATACTGTCGTCATCCAGCAAATCAAGTGCTGGCGTTCCGATATTGCCCCCTACGCCTGGGTTAAGCCCTGAATAGCTGACCATTTCACCAACCAGCGTGGTCACTGTGCTTTTGCCATTGGAGCCGGTGATGGCAACGAGTGGTTTCTTTTTTTGCGAGAAAGCCGGGGAAGCATTGACCGCCCGACAAAACAGTTCAATATCACCAATGGCAATAGCGCCATTGTCAATTGCCCTGGCAATCGTCGGCTCGGACAGAGCGATACCCGGACTGACCACCAACTCATCGGCAGCCATTAACCACGGTTCATTAAAGCCACCGGTATGAAGGGGGATGTCCGGAAACAGCTGGCGGCACTCAGCTTCACCCGGTGGCTTTTCCCGGGTATCAACAATTCTGAACGGTAAACCCTGGCGATAAAGATAACGGGCACAGGACAACCCGGTCTTACCAAGACCGATAATCACCCGATGACAGCTCGAGCCAATCAGCCCTGATGGCTCGTTGCCTGCTGACTCCGCTGCTGTTTTCTTAACAAGAGTGCTTCTTGTCACAATCCCGTTACCCATAAAACCCGTTAGCGAATTTTCAAAGACGCCAGCCCAATCAGAACCAGCACAATGGTAATAATCCAGAAACGCACAATGACCCGGGGCTCAGGCCACCCTTTCAACTCAAAGTGATGGTGCAATGGTGCCATGCGAAATATACGACGACCGGTAAGCTTGTAGGAGCCCACCTGCAGAATGACCGAGACCGTTTCCATAACAAAAACGCCGCCCATAATGATCAACACGATTTCCTGGCGGACGATCACCGCGACGACCCCGATGGCAGCACCCAGCGCAAGTGCGCCCACATCACCCATAAATACCTGGGCCGGGTAGGTGTTAAACCAGAGGAATCCAAGGCCTGCCCCGGCGATGGCCGCACAAAATACCATCAGCTCTCCGGCGCCCGGCACGGCAGGAATCAGCAGGTACTGGGCAAACGTTGCATGACCACTCAGATAAGCAAAAACCGCCAGGGCTGAAGCCACCATAACGGTGGGCAGAATAGCAAGACCATCCAGGCCATCCGTCAGATTGACGGCATTACTGGAACCGACAATGGTCAGGTAGGCCAGAACCACAAAAAATGGCCCAAGCTGCAGCGTTGCGTTTTTGAAGAAGGGAATGATCAGGGTTGTTTCTGTTGCCGATGGCGCGGTAAAAAACAGGAAAAGCGCTGCCCCCAGGCCCGCAACCGATTGCCAGAACATTTTCCAGCGGGCCGGCAGCCCCCGGGAGTTCTTTTCTACCACTTTCCGGTAATCATCCACCCAGCCAACAGCACCGAAAATACCGGTAACGATCAGCACAACCCAGACATAGCGATTGCTCAAATCTGCCCAGAGCAAGGTACTGATGGCGATACAGATAAGGATCAGGGCACCACCCATCGTAGGAGTGCCAGCCTTGCTTAAATGGCTTTGCGGACCATCATCACGGACAGCCTGGCCAATCTGGTAAAAACTCAACTTGCGAATAAAGTGAGGCCCAACCCATAAGCTCATGGCCAGAGCCGTGAGGACCCCGAAAATACCTCTTAACGTGAGGTACTTGAACACCAGAAATCCATGGTAATACTGGGCTAAGTAATCGGCCAGCCAAACCAGCATCAGGCATCTCCCTTGTAATCAGACCCAATCAGAGCCTGGATAATGTCCAACATCTTCATCCCTCTTGATCCTTTCACCATGACAGCGGTATTTTCACTATTAACACCGCTGTTATAACCGTCGTGAAGCTGCTCATTCAGAAAGCCAATCAACTCGTTCTTATCCTCGAAGTGCTGACCGCTGCCAAAGGCTTCACTGGCCAGGCGTGCAGAAGGCCCGAAACTCAAAAACTGCTGAATACCCAGTGCTTTTGCATAGCGGCCAATGTCCCGATGACGTTCATCGGATATATCACCCAGATCCAGCATATCCCCCAGCACCATGATGGTTCTGCCACCACAATCTGCCAGCTGCTCCACCGCTGCCAGCGTTGCTTTCGGGTTGGCATTGTACGTTTCATCAATCAGAATCGCACCGGACGAGTGAACAAATCGCTGTCCCCGCCGCTGATAAGGCCGGGCATTTTCCAGCCCCCGGGCAATAATGTCCAGCGACAACCCACAGGCGAGTGCAACCGCTGCAGCGCAACAGGCATTAGCCACCTGATAGCGCCCCCAGAATGAGAGCTGCAGCGAGCGTTGCTCTTGCTGCTGACTCTGCCTGCGAATATGCAAGGTAAATCGAGTGCCTTCAGCATTTGGCGTGATATCACTGGCAAAACAGTTCGCATCAGGATTCCGGGCACTGAAGCTGATCATCCGTCGACCGGACTTTTGCAGAACCCGTTCACACCACTGGCCGTAAAACTGATCATCCATATTCAGGACAGCAATGCCATCATCCGCCAGCGCATCCAGGATAACACCCTTTTCCCGGGCTACCCCTTCAACACTTTTCAAATCAGCCAGATGGGTTTCAGCAGCATTGACGATTACGGATACGTCAGGGCGTCCCATATTAGCAATGTATTCAATCTCGCCGGGCGAACTGGTGCCCATCTCAACCACCGCAAACTGGTGGGATTCGTTGATTCTTAACAGTGTTAATGGAGTACCCAGCGCATTATTGAGGTTACCTTCCGTTGCCAGCGTTGAACCTGCTTCTGAGAAAATGGCCAGCAACATCTCTTTAACGGATGTTTTGCCGCACGAGCCGGTAACACCGACAAGACATCCATTAAAGAGATTACGGTTCGCTGCTCCAAGCAGGCCAAGCGCTTGTTCAGAGTTTGCAACCACAATCTGAGTCAGGGCGGCACCACTGATATATCGCTCAGTCAGGGCAGCCACCGCTCCCGCCGCCCGAGCCTGATTCAGGTAATTGTGCCCATCGAAACGCGGACCTTTAATGGCAACAAAAAGATCACCCGCTCGCAACGTTCGGGTATCAATGCTAACACCGGTGATTGGCAGCTCATCATTTGGATGATCAGTTAACTGGACTTTAACAATCCCGGCAACCATAGAAAGGGTCATCGATTTAATCATGCCCGCCCATCCCCTTGAACATTCTGCAAAGGAACGCTTCTGACTTGAGACTGGAATACCAGCTGTACCTGCTCTGCATCATCGAAGTGATGTCGAACACCATGAATTTCCTGATAGTCTTCATGCCCTTTGCCAGCGATCACGATAATGTCACCCGCACTGGCTGAAGCCATTGTGGAACGGATCGCTTCAGACCGGTCAGCAATAACCTGAATACGCCGACGATCATCCGGGGTAATATCTTCCAACGCATCAGCGATGATCTTGAGGGGGTCTTCTGTTCTGGGGTTATCACTGGTCAACACTGCCCTATCCGCCCCCTTCAGGGCGGCTGCCGTCATCAACGGTCGCTTGCCCCTGTCCCGGTCACCGCCACAGCCATATATACAGACAATATTGCCGACGCCTTGTTCGCTATCTTTTACAAACCCCTTAATTTCTGTCTTTATTTGTGAACGGTGCTCACGCAATGAAGAAAGCACACTCTCAATGGCATCCGGCGTGTGGGCATAATCAACCAGCACCAGAGGCTGGTTACCACCACCAAACTGCTGCATCCTGCCGGGGGGGGCAGAAATCTCAGGAATGGCTGCCAGAAGGCGATCAAGTGAATATCCCTGAACCCCCAGCACAGCAACAATCGCCAACAGATTTTCCAGGTTAAAACGTCCCAGTAATGAAGTATTCAACTTGCCAACTCCCCAGGGCGTATGAATGGTTGCCCGGAAGCCCTGTGGCAGCGTCTCAATACTACTGAGATATACATCTGCCGAAGCATCTTCCAGAGACCAGGTCGTGACATTGGCACTCGCAGGACAGGATGAAAGCATCAATGGTGAAAACGCATCATCTTTACCAATAACGGCATAACGATAATTACATTCCGAAAACAATCTGGCCTTGGCCCCAGCGTAGTTCTCCAGGGAACCGTGATAATCAAGATGATCACGGCTGATATGGGTAAACAGCGCCACTTCAAAAGCGACCCCTGACACCCGCCCCTG is a window encoding:
- the murG gene encoding undecaprenyldiphospho-muramoylpentapeptide beta-N-acetylglucosaminyltransferase → MAEQEPLVIIMAGGTGGHIFPGLATARGLIKQGYRVHWLGTPGSMEAELVPGHGIDISFIPVTGLRGKGLSFLLQAPWRLAVSLFKAVRVLREYRPVCVVGMGGYVTGPGGVAARLLGIPLVIHEQNAVAGFTNKLLARIATRVLEAFPGTFAGLSSGINRKINREINRKVVLTGNPVRPEIVAVPANLPHNPLRLLVVGGSRGALAINQMIPQVLQNCGDQIEVWHQTGKGTFEQCREDYRQLGVSGRVEPFIDDMAQAYEWADLVLCRSGALTIAELAAAGKPGILVPFPYAVDDHQTVNGRYLVDRGAALMVQQNDLDVDGLTTMILELADNPEQLEQMASSARTASLPQATDDVVRLCLEAAGKEVSYA
- the ftsW gene encoding putative lipid II flippase FtsW, which translates into the protein MSANVDMVLFAAVLALLAIGLVMVGSASMDVSSATFGDPLRVVFKQLLFMVVGLIAMGTMMLVPVSRIEQMSWVGLLVAFFLLVLVLIVGREINGSVRWIPLGFFNLQASEVAKLCVVIYLAGYLVRHLDEVRTRWSGFIKPMLLMVGLALLLLAEPDLGALVVLTVAVMGMIFMAGARFHQFLVMIATVVILIGLMIWMEPYRMARITSYMDPWAHAFGSGYQLTQALIAFGRGAWFGEGLGNSIQKLFYLPEAHTDFVFAVLAEEFGVIGSLLLLGLFLFVAWRSLQLGSRAESKGMLFHGFVAYGIALLFASQALINIGVNTGLLPTKGLALPMISYGGSSLIVNCLAFGILLRIDFERRLTKAIEAKPVAGRKAKERKACEAAGGNNYG
- the murD gene encoding UDP-N-acetylmuramoyl-L-alanine--D-glutamate ligase yields the protein MGNGIVTRSTLVKKTAAESAGNEPSGLIGSSCHRVIIGLGKTGLSCARYLYRQGLPFRIVDTREKPPGEAECRQLFPDIPLHTGGFNEPWLMAADELVVSPGIALSEPTIARAIDNGAIAIGDIELFCRAVNASPAFSQKKKPLVAITGSNGKSTVTTLVGEMVSYSGLNPGVGGNIGTPALDLLDDDSIDVYVLELSSFQLETTHSLRATAATVLNLSPDHMDRYPTLVEYHQAKQRIYKGCGTAVFNRDDPLTSPLLPVTAGAVTFTGGSPDLGQMGLLSDDDGVWLSKGLEKLINTRQMKLKGRHNYLNALAALALGEAIGLDASAMFEALMAFPGLKHRCQWLGEQNGVAWFNDSKATNVGASVAAIEGLGEGLEGKVILIAGGDGKGADFSGLKPAVERYVRHLILIGRDGPAIEQAMKEGVDICKAASLEDAVSLSAALAKQGDAVLLAPACASFDMFNSFEHRGDRFAELVNGLILC
- the mraY gene encoding phospho-N-acetylmuramoyl-pentapeptide-transferase, which produces MLVWLADYLAQYYHGFLVFKYLTLRGIFGVLTALAMSLWVGPHFIRKLSFYQIGQAVRDDGPQSHLSKAGTPTMGGALILICIAISTLLWADLSNRYVWVVLIVTGIFGAVGWVDDYRKVVEKNSRGLPARWKMFWQSVAGLGAALFLFFTAPSATETTLIIPFFKNATLQLGPFFVVLAYLTIVGSSNAVNLTDGLDGLAILPTVMVASALAVFAYLSGHATFAQYLLIPAVPGAGELMVFCAAIAGAGLGFLWFNTYPAQVFMGDVGALALGAAIGVVAVIVRQEIVLIIMGGVFVMETVSVILQVGSYKLTGRRIFRMAPLHHHFELKGWPEPRVIVRFWIITIVLVLIGLASLKIR
- the murF gene encoding UDP-N-acetylmuramoyl-tripeptide--D-alanyl-D-alanine ligase gives rise to the protein MIKSMTLSMVAGIVKVQLTDHPNDELPITGVSIDTRTLRAGDLFVAIKGPRFDGHNYLNQARAAGAVAALTERYISGAALTQIVVANSEQALGLLGAANRNLFNGCLVGVTGSCGKTSVKEMLLAIFSEAGSTLATEGNLNNALGTPLTLLRINESHQFAVVEMGTSSPGEIEYIANMGRPDVSVIVNAAETHLADLKSVEGVAREKGVILDALADDGIAVLNMDDQFYGQWCERVLQKSGRRMISFSARNPDANCFASDITPNAEGTRFTLHIRRQSQQQEQRSLQLSFWGRYQVANACCAAAVALACGLSLDIIARGLENARPYQRRGQRFVHSSGAILIDETYNANPKATLAAVEQLADCGGRTIMVLGDMLDLGDISDERHRDIGRYAKALGIQQFLSFGPSARLASEAFGSGQHFEDKNELIGFLNEQLHDGYNSGVNSENTAVMVKGSRGMKMLDIIQALIGSDYKGDA
- a CDS encoding UDP-N-acetylmuramoyl-L-alanyl-D-glutamate--2,6-diaminopimelate ligase; protein product: MTAEQENTLNGVLTELQLPAVAVDRKLNHMTLDSRKITGGELFIAIPGIQSDGRKYIAEALEKGAAAVLVDDSEGYDVSAVAEYESVFIVPGLSAKVGFLAHHFYRQPSELLNIMGVTGTNGKTSCCWFIAEILRQLGKPCAVMGTVGRGLPGQMKASLNTTSDVVSLQQYLGQLVTDGVQALAMEVSSHGLDQGRVSGVAFEVALFTHISRDHLDYHGSLENYAGAKARLFSECNYRYAVIGKDDAFSPLMLSSCPASANVTTWSLEDASADVYLSSIETLPQGFRATIHTPWGVGKLNTSLLGRFNLENLLAIVAVLGVQGYSLDRLLAAIPEISAPPGRMQQFGGGNQPLVLVDYAHTPDAIESVLSSLREHRSQIKTEIKGFVKDSEQGVGNIVCIYGCGGDRDRGKRPLMTAAALKGADRAVLTSDNPRTEDPLKIIADALEDITPDDRRRIQVIADRSEAIRSTMASASAGDIIVIAGKGHEDYQEIHGVRHHFDDAEQVQLVFQSQVRSVPLQNVQGDGRA